The following are from one region of the Chitinivibrionales bacterium genome:
- a CDS encoding radical SAM protein — translation MKITFIYPKFEKFLETYPELAELPAIAATWAFRMPPALGIPILVNLLPPDASWRVIDQNIEPVDFNDDADLIAISYFTPQAGFAYEIGDEFLRRNKTVVAGGMHPSTMPAEAARHASSVCIGEADTVWPQIIEDFNNGRLKKIYKPESVPAPEQIAAAKPGIFDVEEKYDWHASLVSITRGCPFGCEWCNIPLYQDTRIRLRPMDAVAAEIEKLAGKEFYVTDDMVMLNRPRITRYIIDLCERIRPFKVRMFLSCSPAMHNDPAFLDALATGGAASMYTVFASDPVSQRFYRREPAVWRRTLDVAKQLEDRGIRFFGSFGVGFDTMGEDQFDTILDFCEQAHVKTAEFFIATPFPATPFWKRIESENRFLLPRDWNKYNCANIVFRPKLILEEELHDGFIMLWKEFFKNVDLEESLSSFRQKAENILKSREYSQKVKDAVKRGLNKDR, via the coding sequence ATGAAAATCACCTTCATCTATCCCAAATTCGAAAAATTCCTCGAGACCTATCCCGAGCTTGCCGAGTTGCCCGCCATCGCGGCAACCTGGGCCTTCCGCATGCCGCCGGCCCTGGGCATCCCCATTCTCGTGAACCTTCTGCCGCCCGATGCATCGTGGCGCGTGATCGACCAAAATATTGAGCCGGTTGATTTCAACGACGATGCGGATCTCATCGCCATCAGTTATTTCACACCGCAAGCGGGTTTTGCGTACGAGATCGGTGACGAATTCCTGCGGCGCAATAAGACCGTTGTCGCGGGCGGCATGCATCCTTCAACAATGCCGGCAGAAGCGGCGCGGCACGCCTCGAGCGTGTGCATCGGCGAGGCGGACACGGTGTGGCCGCAGATCATTGAAGATTTTAATAACGGCCGCCTAAAAAAAATTTACAAACCTGAATCCGTGCCCGCCCCGGAGCAGATTGCGGCCGCAAAACCGGGCATCTTTGACGTTGAAGAAAAGTACGACTGGCACGCGTCGCTCGTGTCGATCACGCGCGGATGCCCGTTCGGCTGCGAATGGTGCAATATTCCTCTTTATCAAGACACCAGGATTCGGCTGCGGCCCATGGACGCCGTTGCCGCCGAAATCGAAAAACTCGCGGGAAAGGAATTCTACGTCACCGACGACATGGTGATGCTCAACCGGCCCCGCATCACCCGGTACATTATTGACTTATGCGAGCGCATACGGCCCTTCAAGGTGCGGATGTTCCTGTCCTGCTCGCCCGCCATGCACAACGACCCCGCGTTCCTCGACGCGCTCGCCACAGGCGGCGCCGCGAGCATGTACACCGTTTTCGCGAGCGACCCGGTGAGCCAGCGCTTTTACCGCCGCGAGCCGGCCGTGTGGCGGCGCACGCTCGATGTGGCAAAGCAGCTCGAAGACCGCGGAATACGGTTTTTCGGCTCGTTCGGCGTCGGGTTCGACACCATGGGCGAAGACCAGTTCGACACCATTCTTGATTTCTGCGAACAGGCGCATGTCAAAACCGCGGAGTTCTTCATTGCCACGCCGTTTCCCGCCACGCCGTTCTGGAAGCGCATCGAGTCGGAGAACCGCTTTCTGCTCCCCCGCGACTGGAACAAATATAACTGCGCGAACATCGTTTTCCGGCCGAAATTGATTTTGGAGGAAGAATTGCACGATGGATTTATAATGTTATGGAAAGAATTTTTTAAAAACGTGGACCTTGAGGAATCGCTGTCGTCGTTCAGGCAGAAGGCGGAGAACATTTTGAAGTCGAGGGAGTATTCACAGAAAGTAAAGGATGCGGTGAAAAGAGGATTAAATAAAGATCGATAA
- a CDS encoding beta-ketoacyl-[acyl-carrier-protein] synthase family protein, with product MKNDRAVVTGLGVVSPIGTGVEAFWNAACKGTNGIAPLTSFDTTGFRTSVGAEVKDFSAGSFLAPSQVSSMGRSSQFAVAASKMALADAGLDIAKHDPYRTGVSFGTTMGEPQVLEEGIERLYGATGSADALPEDLPRKYPCGVISANVASALGACGPVIMIPTACAAGNYAIGYAHDLIRRGMADVVIAGGSDPISKIAFTGFNRLLATAKECCRPFDKNRDGMAVGEGAGSLVLESLSHAKKRGAKIYAEVLGYGLGCDAFKMTIPDPSGSGGILALTTALAHANIGPDAVDYVSAHGTGTEENDRTETLIIKTVLGERAKSVPVSSLKSMIGHTMGAASAIEAAACCLTMSHGVILPTINYRTPDPECDLDYVPNAARSASINIAVSNAYAFGGNTSSLVLGRFKG from the coding sequence ATGAAAAACGACAGGGCGGTGGTGACAGGGCTGGGAGTGGTCTCGCCCATCGGGACCGGCGTTGAAGCGTTCTGGAATGCCGCTTGTAAAGGCACGAACGGCATAGCGCCGCTTACCTCGTTCGACACCACCGGGTTCCGCACCAGCGTCGGCGCCGAGGTAAAGGATTTCTCTGCAGGGTCTTTTCTTGCGCCCTCGCAGGTTTCCTCAATGGGAAGATCGAGTCAGTTTGCGGTAGCCGCGTCGAAAATGGCGCTTGCCGACGCAGGTCTTGACATAGCGAAACACGACCCGTACCGCACGGGCGTCAGCTTCGGCACCACCATGGGAGAGCCGCAGGTCCTTGAAGAAGGGATCGAGAGGCTCTATGGGGCAACAGGATCCGCGGATGCTTTACCCGAAGACCTTCCCCGCAAATATCCGTGCGGCGTGATTTCCGCGAACGTGGCATCGGCGCTGGGCGCGTGCGGCCCGGTGATCATGATTCCCACGGCCTGCGCGGCCGGCAACTATGCCATCGGTTACGCGCACGACCTTATCCGCCGCGGCATGGCCGACGTCGTAATCGCGGGCGGCAGCGACCCGATTTCCAAAATCGCGTTCACCGGCTTCAACCGGCTGCTCGCGACCGCAAAGGAATGCTGCAGGCCGTTTGACAAAAACCGCGACGGCATGGCCGTGGGAGAAGGCGCGGGCTCGCTCGTGCTCGAATCGCTTTCCCATGCGAAAAAACGCGGCGCGAAAATTTACGCGGAGGTGCTCGGCTACGGCCTCGGGTGCGACGCGTTCAAAATGACCATCCCCGACCCGTCGGGCAGCGGCGGCATTCTGGCGCTCACCACCGCGCTTGCACATGCGAACATAGGCCCGGACGCGGTCGATTACGTCAGCGCGCACGGCACCGGCACCGAGGAAAACGACAGGACCGAAACGCTCATCATCAAGACGGTGCTCGGCGAGCGGGCGAAATCGGTTCCGGTGTCGTCGCTCAAGTCGATGATCGGCCACACCATGGGCGCCGCCTCGGCCATCGAGGCCGCCGCGTGCTGCCTCACCATGAGCCACGGCGTCATCCTTCCTACAATCAATTACCGCACGCCCGACCCTGAATGCGACCTTGACTACGTGCCCAACGCGGCGCGCAGCGCATCCATAAACATCGCCGTCTCCAACGCCTATGCGTTCGGCGGCAACACGTCATCGCTCGTTCTCGGCAGGTTCAAAGGATAA
- a CDS encoding beta-ketoacyl synthase N-terminal-like domain-containing protein — MEPKIVITTASAIHCLGRNLDEISASLALPPRTSYLKDFGFHSLSKDTPCFRIGDFEPEAILGKKGLRTKDHATKLLLSAIELGFKDLFESTPEPARPGLCIGTSFGSVQSIGDFLSDAIINGFHNVNPQAFANTVINAPTSNANIRYLSRALSSTVSTTFNAGLDALAYAAMFLRRGYASWLIAGGLEELSYYALIGLDKNGSLSASGVCAPFGATADGTVAGEGCAVFCLETEEHAKSRGAHIIAELAGIASCFDPKKGPQGFNLAGDGCRHAMRQACGDAGISLSDIAFVAASAGGVPDGDTMEAGALAGLFPKTPVAAYKAKTGECIGASSCISTACALADMKAQRVSGIGNAYPLSLPVNLVFETRTGVPAEFVLINSFSCDGYCGSIVLKNRS, encoded by the coding sequence ATGGAACCGAAAATCGTCATAACAACGGCGAGCGCGATCCACTGCCTCGGCAGAAATCTTGATGAGATTTCAGCGTCGCTTGCGCTGCCGCCCAGGACAAGTTACCTGAAGGATTTCGGGTTCCATTCGCTTTCCAAGGACACCCCCTGCTTCCGCATCGGCGATTTTGAGCCTGAGGCTATTTTGGGAAAAAAAGGCTTGCGTACCAAGGACCATGCCACCAAACTCCTGCTGTCCGCCATCGAGCTCGGGTTCAAGGACCTGTTCGAATCAACGCCCGAACCGGCGCGGCCCGGCCTCTGCATCGGCACCTCGTTCGGCAGCGTGCAAAGCATCGGCGACTTTCTGTCGGACGCGATCATCAACGGGTTCCATAATGTAAATCCGCAGGCGTTCGCCAACACCGTGATCAACGCGCCGACCTCAAACGCCAACATCCGCTACCTGTCGCGGGCCTTGAGCTCCACCGTGTCCACGACCTTCAACGCCGGCCTTGACGCGCTCGCGTACGCGGCGATGTTCCTGCGGCGGGGGTACGCGTCGTGGCTCATTGCCGGCGGGCTTGAAGAACTGAGTTATTACGCCCTTATCGGACTTGACAAAAACGGATCGCTTTCCGCATCAGGCGTTTGTGCGCCCTTTGGCGCAACCGCCGACGGCACCGTGGCGGGCGAAGGGTGCGCCGTGTTCTGCCTCGAAACCGAGGAGCACGCGAAATCGCGCGGCGCGCACATCATCGCGGAGCTCGCGGGCATCGCCTCCTGCTTTGACCCGAAAAAAGGCCCCCAAGGCTTTAATCTTGCCGGCGACGGCTGCCGCCACGCAATGCGCCAGGCCTGCGGCGACGCGGGCATTTCCCTTTCCGACATCGCCTTTGTCGCGGCAAGCGCCGGCGGCGTCCCGGATGGAGACACCATGGAAGCCGGCGCGCTCGCCGGGCTTTTCCCCAAAACTCCTGTTGCCGCATACAAGGCCAAAACCGGCGAATGTATCGGCGCGTCGTCGTGCATCAGCACGGCCTGCGCCCTTGCGGACATGAAGGCCCAAAGAGTCTCCGGCATCGGCAACGCCTATCCCCTCAGCCTCCCCGTCAACCTGGTTTTTGAGACCAGAACCGGGGTCCCTGCCGAATTTGTTTTGATCAATTCCTTTTCCTGCGACGGGTACTGCGGAAGCATTGTTCTTAAAAACCGTTCGTAA